Genomic segment of Candidatus Chlorohelix allophototropha:
GCAAATTACCGCGCTGCTGTATATCCTCAATGGCGCTGCTTGCCAAACGTTGGAAATCTGGAAGGGTGAACTCACTATCCGGGGGCACAATATCTATCAGATGGTGGGGGACACGGCGCAAATCTTCAGGGCTTGGCTTGGCGGTGGCAATATCCATCCCGGTATATACTTGGCGGCTATCCGCGCTGACAATTTCACCACAAAACTTTTCAGCCAGTATAACTGCAAGCGTACTTTTGCCGACAGCGGTAGCGCCGGTCAGCACTATCAATGGTTTTAAGGGCGTTTGTTCCACTATAAGAAGAATTTTACATTAGCCGCCTGTATTTTGGCGCGCATCCAATTATCAAAAGCCACGCTGCGTCCGTATGATAAACCAGCCAGATATTCCCATTGGCTGGCATCTAGCGGGCGGTTCGGTTCGTAGCCTGTCAACGTAACCAATATCCAGCTTCCCCCATTTTGTATGGGCGCTGCAAATTGTCCTATTTTAAGACCTTTTAGCAAATTAAATAAATCGGTTTCCACCATCTGCTCGACTACCCAACCTGCATCACCTTTACGGTAGGCAGTCAGCATATCCTGAGATTTATCCTGAGCAGCTTTAGCAAAGGCTTCCGGCAAATTTGCAATTGGTATAGCCTGCAAATCTTTCATGGTAGCCTGCGCCGTAGCCTCATCTTTAAAAACAATCTGGCTGAAGCGCCATTGTGGAACTGGGTCGCCTATTTTTGGCAATTGCGCTCTTAGCTTCTGGTCAAGCTTTCGAGAAACTACCGAAGGTTCTGCCTCAAATCTTCGATAATCATCGCGAGTAAGTCCCGTAATCTGCTTGAGCGCATCAAAGAAAGTTTGCTGACGTGCCACGGCGGTAGCAGCGGGTGACAGAATGGGATTAGGCGTTGGCAGAATAGTTGGGGTGGGCAAGGCAGTCACCCCCGGAGGCAGTGTTACAACCGCAATTGTAGCCAATTCAATCGCCGCTGCCGCCGTGTATACCGGACGGGCAGTAGCGGTCGCTTCTAGGTCGGATTGACTAAAGGTTTGTACCGGGCCAATCTGGTTTCCAATCTCAATATCTATTTCGTCGGCAGTAGCAGTAATTCCAAACTCCTTTTTAGCTTCATTTATCAGAATTATATCTTGGAGATATTGTTGTAGTTTGCGTTTATCCACCGGTTGGTAAGGCAA
This window contains:
- a CDS encoding peptidylprolyl isomerase — translated: MNKNQLRVIRWIGCLWLVTVLLQGCGEVLNATPTLPEGIPTNAKPGTPLPVTRTPNATPIPLPTDTPAIPTNTPQPAGPTNTPLPSNQLLAELNGQTITFADYLRYRRFYAFRDLFFYQTFVVSPQPTALDIEQLRLLQKQLDELPYQPVDKRKLQQYLQDIILINEAKKEFGITATADEIDIEIGNQIGPVQTFSQSDLEATATARPVYTAAAAIELATIAVVTLPPGVTALPTPTILPTPNPILSPAATAVARQQTFFDALKQITGLTRDDYRRFEAEPSVVSRKLDQKLRAQLPKIGDPVPQWRFSQIVFKDEATAQATMKDLQAIPIANLPEAFAKAAQDKSQDMLTAYRKGDAGWVVEQMVETDLFNLLKGLKIGQFAAPIQNGGSWILVTLTGYEPNRPLDASQWEYLAGLSYGRSVAFDNWMRAKIQAANVKFFL